AGATGATACATTTAGTGTTACTGGAAACTTTTTAACCGAAATGGTAAACTCACCATCAATGTTAGAAGTTGCCGATGTTCCTTCGCTTGATGTAATACTTGCACCTGGAAAAGGCTCCAAATACTCATCAAATACCAATCCTGACAGTTGGGTCTGAGCCAGCATGGTAAAATTTACTGCACAAAATAACAGTAGAAGTAGTTTTCTAACCATAATAAAATGTTTGATTAATTGATTTTGCTCTCTTAAAGTAACAAAAAATTAGTTATCCTCCAAAGAGAAGTTAATTGGGAACCCATATTTTACTGAAGTTGGCTCACCATCTTTTACTCCCGGAATAAACTTAGGTAAATTTGAAACTACACGAATAGCCTCATCATTTAATATTTTTGCTCCTTTAGGTCCAAGAGCCTTAATGTTTGTTACGTTACCGTCTTTATCGATAATAAATCGAACCCAAACTTCACCTTGAATTTTATTCACCAAAGCGTCATCTGGATATCTGAAGTGTTCTTGGATGTGTTTCATCATTTCTGTATTGAAACAATCCAACTGATCATCTCCTTTTTCTCCTTTACACGAAGGAAATAAAGGAATATCATTTACAGTACTGAATTTATCTGCCTTTCTAACTTCTTCTTTTGATAAGGTATTTGTTAAAGCTGCTAAATTAGTTTTTAATGCTACAGCTTTTGAAATACCAGTAGAGTTTGTGCTTGCTAAACCAGAGCTGCTTAAGTCATTTGCTCCAGCTACTTGCTTCTTTCTTTTCTTTAAAAATCTTCTTTTTGGAGCTGATACTCGAACAGAGATTTGTCGAGCTCTTTTGTCTTTTGATTTTTTCGAAGGTTTAATAGTACACTTCGTTATACTGTTTAAGTCTTGAACTGCGTCTTCAGGTGTTTCACAAGTATCCTTTTGTGAAAAAGCATTAAATGAAAGGGTCACTAATGCAAAAAATATCAATTTCTTCATAATCTGGGGAATGACTACCTAGCATAGATTGCTCTATATTAGATAATTATACATCAACTTTACACTAAATATGTTCCGCAACAAATTTAACGAAAAAAACTATACGTATTTTTTGTTATTATTTTTTTGCTTTTTTTTAACTGTTTTCAATAAATTATTAACAATTACAATGCCAGAAAAGTTGTATTAATACAAAAAGTTGTTGTAAGGGAAGATTTTGGTATGGATTTTCATTACCTCATCATAAACCATTTCTTTAAACTCTTCAATATTTGTTTTTTCTCCGGCAGAAATAAAGGAAACTTTTT
This genomic window from Tenacibaculum sp. 190524A05c contains:
- a CDS encoding energy transducer TonB produces the protein MKKLIFFALVTLSFNAFSQKDTCETPEDAVQDLNSITKCTIKPSKKSKDKRARQISVRVSAPKRRFLKKRKKQVAGANDLSSSGLASTNSTGISKAVALKTNLAALTNTLSKEEVRKADKFSTVNDIPLFPSCKGEKGDDQLDCFNTEMMKHIQEHFRYPDDALVNKIQGEVWVRFIIDKDGNVTNIKALGPKGAKILNDEAIRVVSNLPKFIPGVKDGEPTSVKYGFPINFSLEDN